In Helicobacter bilis, a genomic segment contains:
- a CDS encoding sensor histidine kinase: MLNSTKAQNFENLDSYPNGWVQGVGVQNCKILESNTIAHHVERSKITNTESKSEFSYIIQDNDTESSDFNPNLTANQSTENTTKITPIGVALLLHDITEKAQREQLRREFSANVSHELKTPLTSILAVLEMLQNNIIKQEDIPKFLCNIHKEARHLMALIEDIIILNELDNDYTFTPYPLSMRNLCEITLSMFKDSIQQKGLSCAIQGDDFLVMGEQRLLLVMLSHLCENAIKYNKDKGSIEIILDATHKTLHIKDSGIGIPEMYHERVFERFFCVDKSHSSMINGTGLGLSIVKHVAHLHHAKINLNSTLNIGTSISLCFS, translated from the coding sequence GTGCTTAACTCCACTAAAGCACAAAATTTTGAGAATCTAGATTCTTATCCAAATGGGTGGGTGCAGGGTGTAGGGGTGCAAAATTGTAAGATTCTAGAATCTAACACAATAGCCCATCATGTTGAGCGTAGCAAAATAACTAACACAGAATCTAAAAGCGAGTTTTCATATATAATTCAAGACAATGATACAGAATCTAGCGATTTTAACCCAAATCTCACAGCCAATCAAAGCACAGAAAATACAACAAAAATAACCCCAATCGGCGTAGCCTTACTCCTACACGACATCACAGAAAAAGCACAAAGAGAGCAGTTAAGACGAGAATTTAGCGCAAATGTATCACATGAGCTAAAAACCCCACTCACAAGCATTTTAGCCGTGCTTGAAATGCTGCAAAACAATATCATTAAACAAGAAGACATTCCAAAATTTCTTTGCAATATACATAAGGAAGCAAGGCATTTAATGGCTTTGATTGAAGATATAATTATCCTAAATGAGCTTGATAATGACTACACTTTTACGCCTTATCCGCTTTCCATGCGAAATCTTTGTGAAATTACTTTATCTATGTTTAAAGATTCTATCCAGCAAAAAGGGCTTTCTTGTGCTATACAAGGCGATGATTTTTTGGTTATGGGAGAGCAGCGACTACTTCTTGTTATGCTTTCTCATCTCTGTGAGAATGCTATAAAATACAATAAGGATAAAGGCAGTATAGAGATAATTCTTGATGCGACACACAAAACATTGCATATCAAAGATAGTGGCATTGGCATACCAGAAATGTATCATGAGAGAGTGTTTGAGCGATTCTTTTGCGTTGATAAAAGCCACTCAAGCATGATAAATGGCACAGGACTTGGCTTAAGCATAGTTAAACATGTAGCACACCTACATCATGCAAAAATCAATCTTAATAGCACACTTAACATAGGCACTAGCATTTCTCTTTGCTTTAGTTAG
- the fliR gene encoding flagellar biosynthetic protein FliR, with the protein MLDFLPYITNANVMAFLMLLLRFGGILAFFPFFDNQILPVSVRAALAFVLAVVFMPMVTHIISYPSLTAFMIGGLFEILLGFTCGLVLQIIFSSIVFAGDLASFSMGLTMASAYDPMSGTTKPIVSQVVVFLSILMALHFNFHYLLLDIIARTLNDTPLGGFMLSDNIVAYFTKSFANMILIGFSMAFPIIAVLLLTDIIFGMIMKTHPQFNLLVIGFPVKIGVALVILAIIVPSIMQHFRYDLSEGMKVLWKILSQD; encoded by the coding sequence ATGCTTGATTTTCTCCCCTATATTACAAATGCAAATGTTATGGCGTTTTTAATGCTATTGTTGCGTTTTGGCGGTATTCTTGCATTTTTCCCCTTTTTTGATAATCAGATTTTACCTGTGAGTGTGCGGGCGGCTCTTGCCTTTGTGCTTGCAGTTGTGTTTATGCCGATGGTAACGCATATTATCTCTTATCCTAGTTTGACAGCATTTATGATTGGTGGGCTGTTTGAGATACTTTTAGGTTTTACTTGTGGACTTGTGTTGCAAATCATCTTTTCATCTATCGTATTTGCCGGGGATTTGGCAAGTTTTTCTATGGGTTTGACTATGGCTAGTGCGTATGATCCTATGAGTGGGACTACAAAGCCTATAGTCTCTCAAGTTGTGGTGTTTTTATCAATTCTTATGGCATTGCATTTTAATTTTCACTATCTTTTGCTTGATATTATCGCGCGAACGCTGAATGATACGCCACTTGGTGGTTTTATGCTAAGTGATAATATTGTCGCATATTTTACAAAGTCATTTGCAAATATGATTCTAATCGGCTTTTCTATGGCGTTTCCTATTATTGCTGTGTTGCTTTTGACTGATATTATTTTTGGCATGATTATGAAAACTCACCCGCAATTTAACCTGCTTGTGATTGGTTTCCCTGTGAAAATTGGCGTGGCTTTAGTGATTTTAGCCATTATTGTGCCTAGTATTATGCAGCATTTTAGATATGATTTAAGTGAGGGCATGAAAGTATTATGGAAGATTCTAAGTCAAGATTAA
- a CDS encoding aspartate-semialdehyde dehydrogenase — protein MSKKEFVVGIVGVTGAVGEELLRILDERDFPVKRLVPLASARSAGDSIEFKNQKIKVLETTDSVFKDEGVEIAFFSAGGSVSERFAKSAVKAGVIVIDNTSFFRMQDSIPLVVPEVNPEDIKKDSTIIANPNCSTIQMVHVLAPLHKAFGIERVDVSTYQAVSGAGKKGMEELIMQMQKFFAFELDSVIPKAFQHRIALNLIPHIDTFLDNGFTKEEMKMINESQKIMHANFEISATCVRVPILRSHSETLSIRFKDEVNADKAREILKKAESVVVIDSPSDNEYPMPLIATDTDETFVGRIRVDNYDKRILHLFCVADQVRVGAATNAVRIAEKWIAL, from the coding sequence ATGTCAAAAAAAGAATTTGTAGTAGGCATTGTAGGCGTTACAGGTGCAGTTGGTGAGGAGTTGTTACGGATTTTAGATGAGAGAGACTTCCCGGTGAAAAGGCTAGTCCCACTTGCTAGTGCGCGTAGTGCTGGTGATAGCATAGAGTTTAAAAATCAAAAAATAAAGGTTTTAGAGACAACAGATTCAGTATTTAAAGATGAAGGCGTTGAGATTGCCTTTTTTAGTGCTGGGGGGAGTGTGAGTGAGAGATTTGCTAAAAGTGCGGTAAAAGCTGGGGTAATTGTGATTGATAATACGAGCTTTTTTCGTATGCAAGATTCCATTCCGCTTGTTGTGCCTGAAGTAAATCCAGAAGACATTAAAAAAGATTCTACAATTATTGCAAATCCAAATTGCTCTACCATACAAATGGTGCATGTATTAGCCCCTTTGCATAAGGCATTTGGCATTGAGCGAGTAGATGTTAGCACCTATCAAGCGGTAAGTGGAGCGGGTAAAAAAGGCATGGAAGAGCTCATCATGCAAATGCAGAAATTCTTTGCGTTTGAGCTTGATTCTGTTATCCCAAAAGCCTTTCAACACAGAATCGCCCTAAATCTTATCCCCCATATTGATACATTCCTTGATAATGGCTTCACAAAAGAAGAGATGAAAATGATAAATGAAAGTCAAAAGATTATGCACGCAAACTTTGAGATTTCAGCGACTTGTGTGCGAGTGCCGATTTTACGCAGTCATAGCGAGACTTTAAGCATTCGCTTTAAAGATGAAGTGAATGCAGACAAGGCAAGAGAGATTCTAAAAAAGGCTGAAAGTGTCGTAGTGATAGATAGCCCAAGTGATAATGAATACCCCATGCCACTCATCGCCACAGATACCGATGAGACCTTTGTAGGCAGGATAAGAGTGGATAACTATGATAAACGCATTTTACATTTATTTTGCGTAGCAGACCAAGTGCGTGTTGGTGCGGCGACAAATGCCGTGCGTATCGCTGAAAAGTGGATTGCCCTGTAA
- a CDS encoding thiamine phosphate synthase, translating to MLSYLILSPAYYADDTLYTKLQYAYAMLESKTMKLDFIAFRYDNNDILSANEYHKLFETYRFCQTHNIALLLNLSIYKLETLILLWLHGFNLGIHFKESDISLLRENICKDLKQSHALIYSLQDNMSLHEKVKILYSTLSRTSIAKSLKLLCNMESFSYFLTPFNHAVNTYENLSQENRLDKRFYPIFVSTHHLKDLSKVLSLGANYATISPIFYDKGNKALGLPYLQNLPLHVKERAFALGGINSDLRVHEIKSCGVAGFASISYFLR from the coding sequence ATGTTATCCTATCTCATTTTATCCCCTGCATATTATGCTGATGATACATTATATACAAAGCTACAATATGCTTATGCTATGTTAGAATCTAAAACTATGAAGTTAGATTTTATCGCATTTCGCTATGATAATAATGATATTTTATCTGCGAATGAATATCATAAACTATTTGAAACATATAGATTCTGTCAAACTCATAATATAGCTTTATTACTGAATCTCTCTATCTATAAACTTGAGACACTCATACTTTTATGGCTACATGGCTTTAACTTAGGCATACATTTTAAGGAATCTGATATATCTCTTTTGCGTGAGAATATCTGTAAAGATTTAAAGCAAAGCCATGCTTTAATATATTCTTTGCAAGATAACATGAGTTTGCATGAAAAAGTAAAGATTCTTTATAGCACGCTTTCTCGCACAAGTATCGCAAAAAGTTTAAAGCTATTATGTAATATGGAATCTTTTTCATACTTTCTAACTCCATTCAATCACGCCGTAAATACTTATGAAAACTTATCACAAGAAAATAGGCTAGATAAAAGATTCTATCCTATTTTTGTAAGCACACATCATTTAAAAGATTTATCTAAAGTCCTATCACTTGGGGCTAACTACGCTACAATCAGCCCTATATTCTATGATAAGGGCAATAAGGCTTTAGGTTTGCCATATCTACAAAATTTGCCTTTGCATGTAAAAGAGAGGGCATTTGCATTAGGTGGTATAAATAGTGATTTAAGAGTGCATGAGATTAAGTCATGCGGTGTAGCTGGATTTGCTTCAATTAGTTATTTTTTACGATGA
- the pssA gene encoding CDP-diacylglycerol--serine O-phosphatidyltransferase gives MKISPRYILPNLFTAGSIFLGVMAIFMAHKGLVQADSKAFTTACWYILFSMVLDGLDGRVARLTNTASKFGVEFDSLADIVAFGVAPAVLLYFYVGHDYGRYGVAISGLFVVLGAIRLARFNITTNVETNSFIGLPIPSAAAIVCLWIIVVEHQKVSFFGWIEFLRTNTYVFLIFAFFIAILMVSNIRYPSFKKVQWNLKYFIVLLIALAFVIAQPSLALCVLLSAYIIYGVIRWIFIVLFRITMKKKDIEEIKGDNGTRKE, from the coding sequence ATGAAAATTAGTCCCCGCTATATCCTGCCAAATCTCTTTACAGCAGGTAGCATATTCTTAGGTGTCATGGCTATTTTTATGGCACATAAGGGTTTGGTGCAAGCAGATTCTAAGGCTTTTACAACGGCTTGTTGGTATATCTTATTTTCTATGGTGCTAGATGGGCTTGATGGTCGCGTAGCCCGTCTTACAAATACAGCGAGTAAGTTTGGCGTAGAGTTTGATTCTCTTGCTGATATTGTTGCTTTTGGTGTTGCCCCTGCGGTGCTATTGTATTTTTATGTAGGGCATGATTATGGTCGTTATGGTGTGGCAATTAGCGGTTTATTTGTGGTGCTTGGGGCTATTCGACTTGCACGATTTAATATTACAACAAATGTTGAGACAAATTCTTTTATTGGGCTTCCTATTCCTTCTGCGGCGGCTATTGTGTGCTTATGGATTATTGTGGTGGAACATCAAAAGGTGAGTTTTTTTGGCTGGATTGAGTTTTTACGCACAAATACTTATGTTTTTCTCATCTTTGCATTCTTTATTGCTATTCTTATGGTGAGTAATATCCGCTACCCAAGCTTTAAAAAGGTGCAATGGAATCTAAAATATTTCATCGTGCTTTTAATAGCCCTTGCGTTTGTTATCGCCCAGCCATCTTTAGCCCTTTGTGTGCTTTTGAGTGCGTATATAATCTATGGTGTTATAAGATGGATTTTTATCGTGCTTTTTAGAATCACAATGAAAAAGAAAGATATTGAAGAGATAAAGGGGGATAATGGCACACGCAAAGAGTAA
- a CDS encoding F0F1 ATP synthase subunit C has product MKKLLLFFFACVGFALAADAKAGVDGINGADLVMALSVLAGVVGLGIAALGGGIGMGHAAAAAISGTARNPALGSKLQTTMFIAIALIEAQVIYTLVFAVIAIYVNPYLAS; this is encoded by the coding sequence ATGAAAAAGCTTCTTTTATTCTTTTTCGCATGTGTTGGTTTTGCACTAGCTGCTGATGCAAAAGCTGGTGTAGATGGTATTAATGGTGCTGATTTAGTAATGGCACTTTCTGTTCTTGCTGGTGTTGTTGGCTTGGGTATTGCAGCCCTTGGTGGTGGTATCGGTATGGGTCATGCTGCTGCTGCGGCAATCTCTGGCACTGCTAGAAACCCCGCATTAGGCTCTAAATTGCAAACGACAATGTTTATTGCAATCGCTTTGATTGAAGCACAAGTTATCTATACGCTTGTATTTGCTGTTATTGCAATTTATGTGAATCCTTATCTTGCATCTTAA
- a CDS encoding branched-chain amino acid transporter permease, with the protein MLYIMILFIALLTALTRFLPFFIFRNKAPKVITDLGILLPPSLIAMIFVYSCKDMLGLDNIDNGVYGLIGIIFVLFLHIMFKNILVSIFCGTLFYLILRNYDLISSLMAS; encoded by the coding sequence ATGCTATATATTATGATACTTTTTATAGCCTTACTTACGGCATTAACAAGGTTTTTGCCATTCTTTATTTTTCGTAATAAAGCCCCAAAAGTTATCACAGATTTAGGCATTCTTTTGCCCCCTAGTCTTATTGCTATGATATTTGTGTATTCATGTAAGGATATGTTGGGCTTAGATAATATTGATAATGGGGTCTATGGGCTTATTGGCATTATTTTTGTGCTGTTTTTACATATTATGTTTAAGAATATTTTAGTGAGTATTTTTTGTGGCACACTCTTTTATCTTATTTTGCGTAATTATGATTTAATATCTAGTTTAATGGCTTCTTGA
- a CDS encoding CinA family protein, which translates to MRKSKSHLPKKRVMKAFSNAIKALNTESSSSESRLGGSISSHHKNKQRDTSLSHYTIKDSNMQTRTIDNNEIYFEIIGFEQSSAMQIISHYAMDCSVSLRLADSVPLHSSLMSENCDKLANKENLAKNSNNALPAILSQEYGIIAQGSTQNLDAFFKILDSLFAERLVKGDIATFVVKKLQQHNYKLCVAESCTGGVLSAMITAINGASSVFKGGITTYSIESKQQILGIKDSVFREHSVYSQACVNAMARGAIDLFQADIAIATSGLATHDDSPNNFLHLPAGMVFTCILIRDRLPINIAYNYLLDTNIEGKDSKNPTLYTPHTHIDSRILSKWAGAGCKGANFIESRIFVQKMASLQALRLLLSAIAS; encoded by the coding sequence ATGAGAAAAAGTAAATCTCATTTACCTAAAAAACGCGTTATGAAAGCATTTTCTAACGCAATTAAAGCACTCAATACAGAATCTTCATCAAGTGAAAGTAGGCTGGGTGGTAGTATCTCTAGCCATCATAAGAACAAACAGAGAGACACTTCTTTATCACATTACACCATAAAAGATTCTAATATGCAAACCCGCACAATTGATAATAATGAAATATACTTTGAGATTATAGGCTTTGAGCAAAGTAGTGCTATGCAGATAATCTCACATTATGCTATGGATTGTTCTGTATCCTTGAGACTTGCAGATTCTGTGCCACTGCATTCTAGTCTTATGAGTGAAAATTGCGATAAGTTAGCAAATAAAGAAAATCTAGCCAAAAATAGCAATAACGCGCTACCCGCCATATTATCGCAAGAATACGGCATAATAGCACAAGGTTCTACACAGAATCTAGACGCATTTTTTAAGATTCTAGATTCTCTATTTGCAGAGCGACTTGTAAAGGGTGATATCGCAACTTTTGTGGTGAAAAAACTACAACAGCATAACTACAAACTCTGTGTTGCTGAATCTTGCACAGGTGGAGTTTTGAGTGCGATGATTACAGCTATTAATGGTGCGAGTTCTGTTTTTAAAGGCGGGATAACGACTTATAGCATTGAATCTAAACAGCAGATTCTAGGCATAAAAGATTCTGTATTTAGAGAGCATAGCGTGTATTCACAAGCTTGTGTAAATGCGATGGCAAGGGGAGCGATCGACTTATTTCAAGCCGATATCGCCATTGCTACAAGCGGATTAGCCACACACGATGATAGCCCTAATAATTTCTTGCATTTACCCGCTGGCATGGTTTTTACCTGCATTCTCATACGCGATAGATTGCCAATAAATATTGCCTATAACTATTTATTAGATACAAATATAGAGGGCAAAGATTCTAAAAACCCCACCCTTTACACTCCGCACACACATATAGATTCTAGAATCTTATCCAAATGGGCGGGTGCAGGGTGTAAGGGTGCAAACTTTATAGAATCCAGAATCTTCGTGCAGAAAATGGCTAGTTTGCAAGCCTTGCGTTTGCTTTTAAGCGCCATTGCGAGTTAA
- a CDS encoding 5'-methylthioadenosine/adenosylhomocysteine nucleosidase, translating to MTIGIIGAMREEIVPLLTLYKEYESIEIAGNVYYKITYKNATIIIAYSKIGKVHAAISATTMILRFGCEKIIFSGVAGGLAKGLKVGDLLLATKLCQHDVDITAFGHAMGFIPEGKLFYESDKQLCDMAKEVAKDMGLSIKEGIVASGDQFIANQQIKDSIVKEFNAIAVEMEGASVACVCDNFKIPYCIFRSISDSADGEASQSFDEFLESSAKISADFVYKIVDKILL from the coding sequence ATGACAATAGGTATTATTGGGGCTATGCGTGAAGAGATTGTGCCGCTTTTAACACTTTATAAAGAATATGAAAGCATAGAAATTGCAGGGAATGTGTATTATAAAATCACATATAAAAACGCAACGATTATCATCGCGTATAGCAAAATAGGCAAGGTGCATGCAGCAATCAGTGCGACTACCATGATACTACGCTTTGGTTGCGAAAAGATTATTTTTAGTGGTGTTGCAGGGGGATTGGCAAAGGGGCTAAAGGTTGGGGATTTATTACTTGCAACAAAGCTATGTCAGCATGATGTGGATATCACTGCCTTTGGACATGCTATGGGCTTTATCCCTGAAGGTAAGCTTTTTTATGAAAGCGATAAGCAGCTATGCGACATGGCAAAGGAAGTGGCAAAAGATATGGGGCTTAGTATAAAAGAGGGCATTGTGGCAAGTGGAGATCAATTTATCGCAAATCAGCAGATAAAAGATTCTATCGTAAAAGAATTTAATGCAATCGCAGTAGAAATGGAGGGGGCAAGTGTAGCCTGTGTGTGTGATAATTTTAAAATCCCATATTGCATCTTCCGCTCTATTAGTGATAGTGCCGATGGAGAGGCTAGTCAAAGCTTTGATGAGTTTTTAGAATCTAGTGCAAAGATTAGTGCTGATTTTGTTTATAAGATTGTGGATAAAATCCTGCTTTAA
- a CDS encoding YceI family protein, whose protein sequence is MKKLFTFMLFCVILQAKEYVIDETHSSVSFSVKHLSVADTIGHFQEFSGTLDIENNAIKNLQGQVDIKSINTYNAARDEELLSTDFFHTKKAFLQSISYKNNILHTKLTINNITKEVAFKVKITGPIRNPSLSLKEKNTNTNPFALQTTDMPLQNPHLKTNDSSTDCGCYVSYGDNVIGVELHGKINRFDFNIATTTPKELLGEYVNIKIILEGSN, encoded by the coding sequence ATGAAAAAACTTTTTACTTTCATGCTTTTTTGTGTGATTCTTCAAGCAAAGGAATATGTTATCGATGAGACGCATTCAAGTGTGAGTTTTAGTGTAAAGCATTTAAGTGTCGCTGATACCATAGGGCATTTTCAAGAGTTTTCTGGCACACTTGATATTGAAAATAATGCGATTAAGAATCTGCAAGGGCAAGTTGATATCAAAAGTATTAATACCTATAATGCCGCACGAGATGAAGAGCTACTTTCAACAGATTTTTTTCACACTAAAAAAGCCTTTTTACAATCTATCTCATATAAAAATAACATTTTACACACAAAACTCACAATAAATAATATAACAAAAGAAGTAGCCTTTAAGGTAAAAATCACAGGACCAATACGCAATCCAAGCCTATCCTTAAAAGAAAAAAACACAAATACTAATCCTTTCGCATTGCAAACAACCGATATGCCATTGCAAAATCCGCATTTAAAGACAAATGATTCTAGCACAGATTGCGGCTGCTATGTCAGCTATGGTGATAATGTCATCGGCGTAGAATTACATGGCAAGATTAATCGCTTTGACTTTAATATCGCTACAACCACCCCAAAAGAGCTTTTAGGTGAATATGTCAATATAAAAATCATATTAGAAGGGTCTAATTAG
- a CDS encoding MATE family efflux transporter, which translates to MAHAKSNLNLASDSIPKLFFNYFIPMLLAMLAMASYSTIDGIFVNKKLGDDAMKAIVVVWPLFPSMMACSLMFSLGGATLISYYLAKGRANIARAIFSSIVYLLFPLSLLVGVLCYAYASSVIDFFARGLTQNVHDMAVDYLRGTCVGLFGIILHPVLDICVVNDKRPRLAMFAMFLGAICNVIFNYLFLFVWEFGIIGSAYATTLGHIIGSLVLLWHYIESRHRALLLGFFNKNLANKIRTALPFICEKSGELYFVKVLNWNLLGRAIKYGSPYAASEASVGIVMWLYNQILKDIGGESALAIYSAILYAGFNFFTIMIALAESIQPIASFNYGMRLFNRLREILRFYIYVALGLSCVLYTLFFVFSDFVVSLYLKDLELKAQSGVALNIYFIGYVFLSVNLIIAFYLQALQQALASFVVTIAYTLAFIVVLLPLMTHYYGIMGAWIAYPISQCCALCVSVMVLYYTTKRSGQ; encoded by the coding sequence ATGGCACACGCAAAGAGTAATCTCAATCTAGCAAGCGATAGTATCCCAAAACTCTTTTTTAACTATTTTATCCCCATGCTTTTAGCCATGCTTGCAATGGCTAGTTATTCCACCATTGATGGCATTTTTGTTAATAAAAAGCTTGGTGATGACGCTATGAAAGCAATCGTTGTAGTATGGCCCCTATTTCCTTCTATGATGGCGTGTTCGCTTATGTTTTCTTTAGGTGGAGCAACTCTTATTAGCTACTATCTTGCAAAAGGGAGAGCGAATATTGCTAGGGCTATTTTTAGTAGTATTGTGTATTTGCTTTTTCCTTTATCGCTTTTAGTTGGTGTTTTGTGCTATGCGTATGCTAGTTCTGTAATTGACTTTTTTGCGCGGGGTTTAACACAAAATGTGCATGATATGGCGGTGGATTATCTGCGTGGGACTTGTGTGGGACTTTTTGGAATCATATTACATCCTGTGCTTGATATATGCGTGGTGAATGATAAGCGTCCCCGCCTTGCTATGTTTGCTATGTTTCTTGGGGCTATTTGCAATGTGATATTTAACTATCTCTTTTTATTTGTATGGGAGTTTGGCATTATCGGCAGTGCGTATGCTACGACTTTAGGGCATATTATCGGCTCTCTTGTGCTATTGTGGCATTATATAGAATCTAGACATAGGGCATTATTACTTGGCTTTTTTAATAAAAATCTAGCCAATAAAATACGCACAGCATTACCCTTTATCTGTGAGAAAAGCGGGGAGTTATATTTTGTAAAAGTGCTTAATTGGAATCTGCTTGGAAGAGCGATAAAATATGGCTCACCTTATGCGGCAAGTGAAGCAAGTGTAGGCATTGTCATGTGGCTTTATAATCAGATTCTAAAAGATATTGGCGGTGAGTCTGCCCTTGCGATATATAGTGCTATTCTTTATGCAGGATTTAACTTTTTTACCATTATGATAGCATTAGCAGAATCCATACAGCCTATTGCAAGTTTTAACTATGGCATGAGACTTTTTAATCGTTTGAGAGAGATTCTAAGATTCTATATCTATGTAGCATTGGGGCTTTCTTGTGTTCTATATACACTATTCTTTGTATTTAGTGATTTTGTTGTGTCATTGTATTTAAAGGATTTAGAGCTTAAGGCACAAAGCGGGGTGGCACTCAATATTTACTTTATTGGCTATGTCTTTTTGAGTGTGAATTTAATTATTGCATTTTACTTGCAAGCATTACAACAAGCCCTAGCTTCTTTTGTCGTAACGATAGCTTACACACTTGCATTCATTGTTGTGCTACTACCACTTATGACACATTATTATGGAATCATGGGTGCATGGATCGCCTATCCTATATCACAATGCTGTGCTTTATGCGTGAGTGTTATGGTTTTATACTATACTACAAAGCGTTCTGGGCAATAG
- the ppk2 gene encoding polyphosphate kinase 2: MSKKQIVVRPEESMDPQEVYSKKKVINKRHLFKNDFYEKELRKLEIELVKLQNWVKKTNQKIVIIMEGRDGAGKGGTIKALTSHLNPRGCRIVALNKPTEQEKTEWYFKRYITNLPSGGEIVFFDRSWYNRAGVEKVMGFCTQDEYKEFIYQVSNLEQMLVASGTMIFKYFLNVSQEEQKRRIERRKNDPLRMWKLSPIDAKSLNLWDDYTEAFEKMFSRTHTPYSPWMIVDSNDKKRARLNVARDLLSKVDYEDKDQNSVCLLADPNIVHLYSQQSSFIKKNKDFKIFDKEKDKKDKKDSKDSKNDEKK; the protein is encoded by the coding sequence ATGAGCAAAAAGCAAATTGTCGTTCGACCTGAAGAGTCAATGGATCCACAAGAGGTATATAGCAAAAAAAAGGTGATTAATAAACGCCATTTGTTTAAAAATGACTTTTATGAGAAAGAGTTGCGTAAGCTAGAAATCGAGCTTGTGAAATTGCAAAATTGGGTTAAAAAGACAAATCAAAAAATTGTCATTATAATGGAAGGTAGAGATGGTGCTGGTAAAGGTGGCACGATAAAAGCGCTTACTTCTCACCTTAATCCTCGTGGTTGTCGCATTGTTGCACTGAATAAGCCCACAGAGCAGGAAAAAACTGAATGGTATTTTAAGCGTTATATCACTAACTTACCCTCTGGTGGTGAAATCGTATTCTTTGATAGAAGCTGGTATAATCGTGCTGGTGTTGAAAAAGTTATGGGTTTCTGCACACAAGATGAGTATAAAGAGTTTATCTATCAAGTGAGCAACCTAGAACAAATGCTTGTTGCAAGTGGCACAATGATTTTTAAATACTTCCTTAATGTTTCGCAAGAAGAGCAAAAAAGACGCATTGAAAGAAGGAAAAACGATCCATTGCGTATGTGGAAATTAAGCCCTATTGATGCCAAGTCTTTGAACTTATGGGACGACTATACAGAAGCATTTGAAAAAATGTTTTCACGCACACATACACCATATAGCCCTTGGATGATTGTAGATTCTAACGATAAAAAGCGTGCAAGACTAAATGTCGCAAGGGATCTATTAAGCAAAGTGGATTATGAAGATAAGGACCAAAACTCTGTATGTTTGCTTGCTGACCCAAATATCGTGCATTTATATTCGCAACAATCAAGCTTTATTAAGAAGAATAAAGACTTTAAAATCTTTGATAAAGAGAAAGATAAAAAAGATAAAAAAGACTCTAAAGATTCTAAAAACGATGAGAAAAAGTAA